Proteins co-encoded in one Paracrocinitomix mangrovi genomic window:
- a CDS encoding toxin-antitoxin system YwqK family antitoxin, translating to MRTMLLTLLMALPFLTSSIYGQSDTLNQIKDGVKVGYWIVYGKDNPEKGYPADGKIEEGPYLNNRRHGLWTKYHADGKTPRLIGNYVNGRPYGKFEKFHENGVSAEKGDYQNKKMLGDYTVTNEDGIVTQRKTFNNDGKEEGKVEFFYDDGTPQMIMTKKDGVTVGDAITYYPNGDVKKIVKYSETGEIISNEEKERVNPPKGEKVESGSGGPSGNKGVKKDGKPFDRDGYNKLYNDNDEIWMDGEFKGGKLWNGKLYKYDSDGILLKIEIWKDGKYHSDGQL from the coding sequence ATGCGAACAATGCTTTTGACACTTTTAATGGCATTGCCCTTTTTAACCTCCTCAATCTATGGGCAATCGGATACCCTCAACCAGATAAAAGATGGTGTGAAGGTAGGATACTGGATCGTTTACGGTAAAGACAATCCTGAAAAAGGATATCCTGCAGACGGTAAAATCGAAGAAGGTCCATACTTAAATAATCGTAGACATGGATTATGGACTAAGTATCATGCAGATGGTAAAACTCCTAGATTAATAGGGAACTACGTAAATGGTAGACCTTACGGAAAGTTTGAAAAATTCCATGAAAATGGAGTTTCAGCCGAAAAAGGTGATTATCAAAACAAAAAAATGCTCGGTGATTATACCGTTACTAATGAAGATGGAATAGTTACCCAAAGAAAAACATTCAACAACGACGGTAAAGAAGAAGGAAAAGTAGAGTTCTTCTATGATGATGGTACTCCTCAAATGATAATGACCAAAAAAGATGGGGTGACGGTTGGTGACGCAATTACCTATTATCCAAATGGAGATGTCAAGAAGATTGTAAAGTACAGTGAAACCGGTGAAATTATCTCAAACGAAGAAAAAGAAAGAGTAAATCCTCCAAAAGGTGAGAAAGTAGAAAGTGGTTCTGGTGGTCCAAGTGGAAACAAAGGAGTCAAAAAAGACGGAAAACCTTTTGATAGAGACGGATACAACAAGCTTTATAACGACAATGATGAAATCTGGATGGATGGTGAGTTCAAAGGTGGTAAACTTTGGAACGGTAAATTGTACAAATACGATTCAGACGGAATTTTATTAAAGATTGAAATCTGGAAGGATGGTAAATACCATTCGGATGGACAGTTGTAA
- the paaB gene encoding 1,2-phenylacetyl-CoA epoxidase subunit PaaB codes for MKSGDKVWEVFIQKKSGLAFKHVGSVHGYDKKMALQNARDSYTRRGEGRAIWVVPAECIVASPLDQADAFFNPSEDKVYRHPTFYEIPDGVENL; via the coding sequence ATGAAATCAGGAGATAAAGTTTGGGAAGTATTCATCCAAAAAAAATCAGGATTAGCTTTTAAGCATGTCGGAAGTGTTCACGGATATGACAAAAAAATGGCTTTACAAAATGCCAGAGATTCTTACACCAGAAGAGGTGAAGGAAGAGCTATCTGGGTTGTTCCGGCTGAGTGCATTGTTGCGTCACCATTAGATCAAGCAGATGCATTTTTTAATCCTTCAGAGGATAAAGTATACAGACACCCAACTTTTTATGAAATTCCGGATGGAGTTGAAAACCTATAA
- the paaA gene encoding 1,2-phenylacetyl-CoA epoxidase subunit PaaA, which produces MDKYQEAFDSIIEKDERVEPRDWMPDDYRKHLIRQVSQHAHSEVIGMQPEGNWLLRAPSLRSKQVLLAKIQDEAGHGLYLYSVAETLGISREEMISQLHQGKAKYSSIFNYPALTWADIGAIGWLVDGAAIVNQVSLQRTSYGPYSRGMIRICKEESFHQRQGYEIMVQMANGTPEQRQMAQDALNRFWWPSIMMFGPHDSDSPNTGNAIKWKIKRESNDELRQKFIDKTVPQAEFLGLTIPDPELKWNEAKNSYDHGEIDWEEFWAVVKGNGPCNKERLDHHKKAHDENAWVREAATAYAEKTEGALV; this is translated from the coding sequence ATGGATAAATATCAAGAAGCATTTGATAGCATCATTGAGAAAGACGAGCGTGTTGAGCCAAGAGATTGGATGCCGGATGATTATAGAAAACACTTGATCAGACAAGTTTCACAGCATGCACATTCTGAAGTTATTGGAATGCAGCCTGAAGGAAACTGGTTGTTAAGAGCTCCATCATTGAGATCAAAACAAGTGTTACTGGCTAAGATTCAGGATGAAGCAGGACACGGATTATATCTTTACTCGGTTGCTGAAACTTTAGGAATCTCTAGAGAAGAGATGATTAGTCAATTACATCAAGGAAAAGCTAAATACTCTAGTATCTTTAACTACCCTGCATTAACATGGGCAGATATAGGAGCTATTGGTTGGCTGGTTGACGGTGCTGCAATTGTAAATCAGGTATCTCTTCAAAGAACTTCATACGGACCTTATTCTAGAGGAATGATTAGAATCTGTAAAGAAGAGAGTTTTCACCAAAGACAAGGTTACGAAATCATGGTACAAATGGCCAATGGTACTCCAGAGCAGAGACAAATGGCTCAGGATGCTTTAAATAGATTTTGGTGGCCTTCAATTATGATGTTTGGACCTCATGATTCTGATTCTCCAAATACAGGTAATGCCATAAAATGGAAAATCAAAAGAGAGTCTAATGATGAGTTAAGACAAAAATTTATTGATAAAACGGTTCCGCAGGCAGAATTCCTGGGATTAACTATTCCTGATCCAGAATTGAAATGGAACGAAGCTAAAAACAGCTACGACCATGGAGAAATTGACTGGGAAGAATTTTGGGCTGTTGTTAAAGGAAACGGACCTTGTAATAAAGAAAGATTAGATCATCACAAAAAAGCTCATGATGAAAATGCATGGGTAAGAGAAGCTGCTACTGCTTACGCCGAAAAAACAGAAGGAGCTCTAGTTTAA
- the murB gene encoding UDP-N-acetylmuramate dehydrogenase: MIQQNINLQPYNTFGLAVNAANFCEFSNIEELKDAISKFKDQPLLVLGGGSNMLLTKDVQGLVLKNNLKGIELVKEVGNDVWIKSMAGEVWHDLVMYAIENGYGGIENLSLIPGSVGAAPMQNIGAYGVEVKDVFDSLEAYNIENGNIEVFTNDQCQFGYRESVFKRSLKGKYIIVSVTLKLTKHSEINTSYGAIASELENMGVSQAGIKEVSQAVINIRQSKLPDPKEIGNSGSFFKNPVIGKSQFEQLKAKFPDIVNYPVDENHVKIAAGWLIDQAGWKGKTIGNYGVHKNQALVLVNYGGAKGQDIYQLSEDIMKSVKDIYGIDLEREVNVI; the protein is encoded by the coding sequence ATGATTCAACAAAACATCAATTTACAACCATACAACACCTTTGGATTAGCCGTAAATGCAGCCAATTTTTGTGAATTCTCCAATATTGAAGAATTAAAGGATGCCATTTCAAAATTCAAAGATCAACCCCTCTTGGTTTTAGGAGGCGGTAGTAATATGTTGCTAACCAAAGATGTCCAGGGATTAGTATTAAAAAACAATCTCAAAGGAATAGAACTAGTAAAAGAGGTTGGTAATGATGTTTGGATCAAATCAATGGCAGGAGAAGTATGGCATGATTTAGTGATGTATGCCATTGAAAATGGTTATGGTGGAATAGAAAACTTGTCATTAATTCCAGGAAGTGTTGGAGCTGCACCAATGCAAAACATAGGAGCATATGGTGTAGAAGTTAAAGATGTTTTTGATTCTTTAGAAGCCTACAATATTGAAAACGGAAACATTGAAGTTTTTACTAATGATCAATGCCAGTTTGGGTACAGAGAAAGTGTATTTAAGAGAAGTTTAAAAGGAAAATACATCATTGTTTCGGTTACTTTAAAACTTACCAAGCATTCTGAAATCAACACTTCATACGGTGCCATTGCATCTGAATTGGAAAATATGGGAGTAAGCCAAGCGGGAATAAAAGAAGTAAGTCAGGCCGTAATCAATATTCGTCAAAGTAAATTGCCTGATCCAAAAGAAATAGGAAACTCAGGAAGTTTCTTTAAAAACCCGGTTATCGGTAAATCTCAATTTGAACAACTTAAAGCAAAGTTTCCTGACATAGTAAATTACCCGGTAGATGAAAATCACGTAAAAATTGCTGCCGGATGGTTAATAGATCAAGCCGGATGGAAAGGTAAGACTATTGGGAATTATGGGGTTCACAAAAATCAAGCACTTGTTTTGGTTAATTATGGTGGAGCTAAAGGTCAGGATATTTACCAACTCTCTGAGGACATCATGAAATCAGTAAAAGACATTTACGGCATTGACCTGGAAAGAGAAGTAAATGTTATTTAG
- the paaD gene encoding 1,2-phenylacetyl-CoA epoxidase subunit PaaD, which produces MVAEKINNDTEHLWDLLRQVPDPEIPVINLVELGVVREIEQIGNLIKVTVTPTYTGCPAKKFFNDLITEKLNDNGYENVEIKTVLSPAWSTDWLSEETKAKMMKEGISPPTLDNSVVTCPNCQSTNTKIISKYGSTPCQSLYSCEDCKEPFNYFKCHRV; this is translated from the coding sequence ATGGTAGCAGAAAAAATCAATAATGACACTGAGCATCTCTGGGATCTATTACGTCAAGTACCGGATCCTGAGATTCCTGTCATTAACCTTGTTGAATTAGGTGTTGTAAGAGAAATTGAACAGATTGGTAATTTGATAAAAGTTACCGTAACACCTACCTACACAGGTTGTCCTGCAAAAAAATTCTTTAACGACTTAATTACTGAAAAACTTAATGACAACGGATATGAAAACGTTGAAATTAAAACTGTATTAAGTCCAGCCTGGTCTACTGATTGGTTATCTGAAGAAACCAAGGCTAAAATGATGAAGGAAGGAATTTCTCCTCCAACATTAGACAATTCAGTTGTCACTTGTCCTAATTGTCAATCTACCAACACAAAAATAATTAGCAAGTATGGCTCAACACCATGTCAATCACTTTATTCATGTGAGGATTGCAAAGAGCCATTTAATTATTTCAAATGTCACCGTGTATAA
- a CDS encoding cryptochrome/photolyase family protein, with product MKVNVFWFRRDLRLEDNVGLNAALGKGFPVLPIFIFDENILDELPADDSRVNFIYDQLKSINATLGNYNSALKVYHGDPFEIWKNVLNEYDIAEVFTNRDYEPYALKRDKNVEEILNEHGVRMVTFKDQVIFEKEEVLKDDGTPYTVFTPFMKKWRSQFNYNALHFTEDVEFNRFLPLNIPFPSKSDLGIKPSKIKVASYNPKALNGYAENRNLPEIDTSNLGPHLRFGTISIRKLIKEVYKNHWQFTNELIWREFFMMILYHFPKSVEFNFKSKYDGIAWRNNEAEFEQWCRGETGYPMVDAGMRQLNETGYMHGRVRMVCASFLCKHLLIDWRWGEAYFAEKLLDYELSSNIGNWQWVAGTGCDAAPYFRIFNPHEQLKKFDPKLKYVKTWVKDFEDLTYPQEMVSHKEARERCLQTYKVGIEVVEKVN from the coding sequence ATGAAAGTAAATGTATTCTGGTTCAGAAGAGACCTTAGGTTGGAAGATAATGTAGGATTAAATGCTGCATTAGGCAAAGGTTTTCCCGTTTTGCCCATCTTTATTTTTGACGAAAACATTTTAGATGAATTACCTGCAGATGACTCACGTGTCAACTTTATCTATGATCAGCTGAAAAGTATAAATGCTACACTTGGAAATTATAATTCAGCTTTGAAGGTCTATCATGGTGATCCTTTTGAAATTTGGAAGAATGTTCTAAATGAATATGATATAGCAGAAGTCTTTACCAATAGAGATTATGAGCCATACGCCCTTAAAAGGGATAAGAATGTTGAAGAAATCCTTAATGAACATGGGGTTCGAATGGTGACTTTTAAAGATCAGGTAATTTTTGAAAAAGAGGAGGTTTTAAAAGATGATGGAACTCCATATACCGTATTCACTCCCTTTATGAAAAAATGGCGTTCTCAATTTAATTACAATGCATTGCACTTTACGGAAGATGTGGAGTTTAATAGATTTTTACCTTTAAATATTCCCTTTCCTTCTAAAAGTGATTTAGGTATAAAACCTTCTAAAATTAAAGTTGCATCTTATAATCCTAAAGCATTAAACGGATATGCAGAGAACCGAAATCTACCTGAAATTGATACCAGTAATTTAGGGCCACACCTGAGGTTTGGTACTATCAGTATCAGAAAACTCATTAAAGAAGTCTACAAAAATCATTGGCAGTTTACCAATGAGTTAATTTGGAGAGAGTTTTTTATGATGATATTGTATCATTTTCCTAAATCAGTAGAATTCAATTTCAAAAGTAAATACGACGGTATAGCTTGGAGAAATAATGAAGCAGAATTTGAACAATGGTGCAGGGGAGAAACGGGCTATCCAATGGTTGATGCAGGCATGCGTCAATTAAATGAAACGGGTTATATGCACGGAAGAGTAAGAATGGTTTGTGCTAGTTTTTTATGCAAACATTTGCTGATAGATTGGCGTTGGGGTGAGGCTTATTTCGCAGAGAAATTATTGGATTATGAACTGTCTTCAAATATCGGAAATTGGCAATGGGTGGCAGGAACAGGATGTGATGCAGCACCCTATTTTAGAATTTTCAATCCACATGAACAACTAAAAAAGTTTGATCCAAAACTCAAATATGTAAAAACATGGGTAAAAGACTTTGAAGACTTGACTTATCCTCAGGAAATGGTTAGTCACAAAGAGGCGCGAGAAAGGTGCTTACAAACTTACAAAGTTGGAATTGAGGTAGTTGAAAAAGTCAATTAA
- a CDS encoding toxin-antitoxin system YwqK family antitoxin has protein sequence MQYSLLVLLLISVNTVFSQTDTLNQVDQDGLKQGYWILYGYMFDKRDYPDSLLIEEGTYKDDRKSGKWIKYHPDGKTPRLIGEYVNGRPYGKYQKFYPTGQLMADACFERGRHKNCTHSFYYECGTPMVQHYFNENGREEGDIFYYFDSCDSTDTIPKVELSIFKIDGVSKGQSIKYYYSGCIKKIVNYTDDGEVISVSYYKDDCELPETKKGSVFTPQPDVRRQTTNSDYKTKTHLSTEILIQDGVCDYSYELSSAKNGSQKLYDSKGRLIIDGYVEDGDLIDGKMFCYTDTGRKRVFKYKKGIYKSDKWLNE, from the coding sequence ATGCAATATTCTTTATTGGTATTGCTACTTATCTCTGTAAACACTGTTTTTTCACAAACAGATACGCTTAATCAAGTAGATCAAGATGGGCTGAAACAAGGCTATTGGATTTTGTATGGATATATGTTTGATAAACGTGATTATCCGGATAGTTTGTTGATAGAAGAAGGTACCTATAAAGACGACAGAAAAAGCGGAAAATGGATCAAGTACCATCCTGATGGAAAAACACCACGACTTATTGGAGAGTATGTAAATGGCAGGCCATATGGTAAGTACCAAAAATTCTACCCTACAGGTCAGTTAATGGCAGATGCTTGCTTTGAAAGAGGGAGACATAAAAATTGTACCCATAGTTTTTATTATGAATGCGGAACCCCAATGGTGCAGCATTATTTCAATGAAAATGGACGCGAAGAGGGGGACATTTTTTATTATTTCGATAGCTGTGATAGTACTGATACAATCCCAAAAGTTGAACTTTCTATTTTCAAAATTGATGGTGTTTCAAAAGGTCAATCAATCAAGTATTATTATTCAGGCTGTATTAAGAAAATTGTGAATTATACAGATGATGGAGAAGTAATATCTGTAAGTTATTACAAAGATGATTGCGAATTGCCCGAAACTAAAAAAGGAAGTGTTTTTACACCACAGCCAGATGTCCGTAGACAAACAACTAATTCAGACTATAAAACAAAAACGCATCTTTCCACAGAAATTTTAATCCAAGATGGTGTATGTGATTATAGTTATGAATTGAGTTCAGCAAAAAATGGAAGTCAAAAATTATACGATTCAAAAGGGAGGTTAATTATAGACGGTTATGTGGAGGATGGAGATCTTATAGATGGGAAGATGTTTTGTTATACCGATACAGGAAGGAAAAGAGTTTTTAAGTATAAAAAGGGGATTTATAAATCTGATAAATGGTTGAATGAATAA
- a CDS encoding SRPBCC family protein, whose translation MAVYQIIREQKIPSSLEKVWDFIATPNNLQKITPDSMGFQITSKNLPQKMYPGMIISYKVKPLAGIKTTWVTEITHVQDLSFFVDEQRVGPYKMWHHEHHLEQTEKGVLMRDIITYEPPLKFLGSIANVIIIKRKLNQIFNYRHKAIEEMFGKYPES comes from the coding sequence ATGGCAGTGTATCAAATAATAAGAGAACAAAAAATTCCCTCAAGCCTTGAAAAAGTATGGGATTTTATTGCAACTCCCAACAACTTGCAAAAAATTACTCCTGATTCCATGGGATTTCAGATTACATCAAAAAACCTTCCCCAAAAAATGTATCCCGGAATGATCATCTCCTATAAAGTAAAGCCTTTAGCAGGAATCAAAACTACATGGGTAACAGAAATTACACATGTACAAGATCTATCTTTTTTTGTGGATGAGCAAAGAGTTGGTCCATACAAAATGTGGCATCATGAGCATCATTTAGAGCAAACAGAAAAAGGAGTGTTAATGCGAGATATAATTACTTATGAACCTCCATTAAAATTTCTAGGAAGCATAGCCAACGTTATTATCATTAAACGAAAATTAAACCAGATCTTTAATTACCGTCATAAGGCAATTGAAGAGATGTTTGGAAAATATCCTGAATCTTAA
- a CDS encoding rhodanese-related sulfurtransferase — translation MQLYNKLSAKEREALIDEAGEDRLTISFYQYHNIGNPKIFRNHLFVAWDALDVLGRIYVAKEGINAQLSVPAPKFNEFKAHLDSISFLNGIRLNVAIEQYNKSFLKLKIKVRNKILADGLNDETFDVTNKGVHLKAKDFNNIISQDNTVLIDMRNHYEHEIGHFKGAILPDVDTFRDSLPQIVDDYIEGAKEDKNIVMYCTGGIRCEKASAYFKHLGAKNVYQLEGGIIEYVRQIKAEGLENKFIGKNFVFDDRMAESVSEDVIASCHQCGEPCDTHTNCSNVDCNLLFIQCDSCKEKMENCCSVECVDIIHLPEEKQKELRKGKNNSNKIFKKGRSTKLKYMHKVELETEKA, via the coding sequence ATGCAACTGTACAATAAATTGAGTGCTAAAGAAAGAGAAGCGTTGATTGACGAAGCGGGTGAAGACCGTTTAACTATTTCTTTCTATCAGTACCACAATATCGGAAATCCGAAAATTTTTAGAAATCACTTATTTGTAGCTTGGGACGCACTAGATGTTTTAGGTAGAATTTATGTAGCCAAAGAGGGTATTAATGCTCAACTTTCGGTACCTGCACCTAAATTCAATGAGTTTAAAGCACATTTGGATAGTATTTCATTTTTAAATGGAATAAGATTAAATGTTGCCATTGAGCAGTATAACAAGTCGTTTTTAAAATTGAAGATAAAGGTGAGAAACAAAATTCTTGCTGATGGATTGAATGACGAAACTTTTGATGTTACCAACAAAGGTGTTCACTTAAAAGCGAAAGATTTTAATAATATTATTTCTCAAGACAATACAGTTTTGATTGATATGAGAAATCATTACGAACATGAAATAGGTCACTTTAAAGGAGCCATTTTACCTGACGTGGATACTTTTAGAGATTCATTGCCTCAAATTGTTGATGATTATATTGAAGGAGCCAAAGAAGACAAGAACATTGTAATGTATTGTACCGGTGGTATCCGTTGTGAAAAAGCAAGTGCTTATTTTAAACATTTAGGCGCTAAAAATGTTTATCAATTAGAAGGTGGAATTATTGAATATGTTCGTCAGATTAAAGCTGAAGGATTAGAAAATAAATTCATTGGTAAAAACTTTGTATTTGATGACAGGATGGCTGAGAGTGTGAGTGAGGATGTTATTGCCAGCTGTCACCAGTGCGGGGAGCCATGTGACACGCATACAAACTGTTCAAATGTTGACTGCAACTTACTTTTTATTCAATGCGATTCATGCAAAGAAAAAATGGAAAATTGTTGTTCAGTTGAATGTGTAGACATTATCCACTTACCTGAAGAAAAGCAAAAAGAACTTAGAAAAGGTAAAAACAACAGCAATAAGATCTTTAAAAAAGGAAGATCTACCAAGCTAAAATATATGCATAAGGTTGAACTAGAAACTGAGAAAGCTTAG
- a CDS encoding SpoIIE family protein phosphatase, producing the protein MKLLLTILFLFPLFTFAQQDSALTSLGYYDLISSNKADLKDTSVVKEIHNLAVSSAYSQPKKHELYAFAVFQLSSKINYKTGISTGYRDIADAKMVLGDYDSAVYYADKSLAISNKENLYLEQKEAYRTKGNIYYYTGEYSKSLDMYFKTAELCEKYFKEELSGAYGSIGMVFRVIGNQIKALEYLEEGLQLAKVYKDTSDQMFILNNLGIIAKNQDDYEKAKEYYDEGLKLSIETNNIRREGEFVYNSAHVYFKIGDTATAMKYLERSSEITEFFGFQRDLAIEHQNLGLLYMNLKQFKKSEMHSLKAIDNALACGFWEAEMEARRVLAEVYFKTGRYKWAYEELLLSGKISDSIDLKSLNSEAYEIENEFREQQQALADSLQKEKEALIQAHEDQLSEEKVRSRERLLIAAGIALIGVVIGLVFLFRSNKKVKAKNQIITLQKDEIEEQHKEITDSINYAQRIQSALISGNEEWDKISEDHFILFMPKDVVSGDFYWAYHSNEEDISIWVTADCTGHGVPGAFMSMLGIGFLNEIIVEGGQRDGGEILNSLRKKIIKALEQKGAQTQQKDGMDLALCILDRKANKLSFTGANNGLYIIRDHSKFTPEELLNLMVDQSSGKAIIEYRPNKMPVGFHAEQEKPFISTDIQLQKDDLVLCYTDGYADQFGGDKGKKLKYKPFKSIILANASKPVKLQGEILRKHFEDWKGDYEQIDDVCVIGVKV; encoded by the coding sequence ATGAAGCTACTTCTCACTATATTATTTTTATTCCCACTATTCACCTTTGCTCAACAAGATTCTGCATTGACATCTTTGGGATATTATGATTTGATTTCATCCAATAAAGCTGATTTAAAGGACACATCTGTCGTTAAAGAAATTCACAACTTAGCTGTTAGTTCAGCATACAGTCAACCAAAAAAGCATGAACTATATGCTTTTGCTGTTTTCCAACTTTCTTCAAAAATTAATTATAAAACTGGGATCAGTACCGGTTATAGGGATATTGCGGATGCAAAAATGGTTTTGGGTGATTATGATTCGGCAGTTTATTACGCAGATAAATCTTTAGCTATTTCTAATAAGGAAAACTTATACCTAGAACAAAAAGAGGCTTATAGAACAAAAGGCAATATCTACTATTATACTGGAGAATATTCAAAATCACTAGACATGTACTTTAAAACAGCAGAGCTGTGTGAAAAGTATTTTAAAGAAGAATTGTCGGGTGCATATGGATCGATTGGAATGGTATTCAGAGTAATTGGAAACCAAATAAAAGCATTAGAATATCTTGAGGAAGGATTACAATTGGCCAAAGTTTACAAAGACACTTCTGATCAAATGTTCATTCTCAATAATTTAGGAATCATTGCCAAAAATCAAGATGATTATGAAAAGGCTAAAGAATATTATGATGAAGGATTGAAACTGTCTATTGAAACCAACAACATTAGAAGAGAGGGTGAATTTGTATACAACTCTGCACATGTATATTTCAAAATTGGAGATACAGCCACCGCCATGAAATACTTAGAAAGATCTTCAGAAATAACAGAGTTTTTTGGTTTCCAGCGAGATCTGGCAATTGAACACCAAAATTTAGGTTTATTATATATGAACTTAAAACAATTCAAAAAAAGTGAAATGCATTCTTTAAAAGCAATTGACAATGCTTTGGCCTGTGGTTTTTGGGAAGCAGAAATGGAAGCTAGAAGAGTGTTAGCAGAAGTATATTTTAAAACCGGCAGATACAAATGGGCTTATGAAGAATTGCTATTGTCAGGAAAAATATCCGATAGTATTGACCTGAAAAGCCTTAACTCTGAAGCATATGAAATTGAAAATGAGTTTAGAGAACAACAACAGGCTTTGGCAGATTCGCTTCAAAAAGAAAAAGAAGCACTAATTCAAGCTCATGAAGATCAATTATCTGAAGAAAAAGTAAGATCCAGAGAGAGGTTGTTAATTGCTGCTGGAATAGCACTAATAGGAGTAGTAATAGGCCTTGTATTTTTGTTTAGATCTAACAAAAAAGTTAAAGCAAAAAATCAAATCATCACACTTCAAAAGGACGAAATTGAAGAGCAGCATAAAGAGATTACAGACAGTATCAATTATGCTCAAAGAATTCAATCGGCCTTAATTTCCGGCAATGAAGAATGGGATAAAATAAGTGAAGATCACTTTATATTATTTATGCCAAAAGATGTTGTAAGTGGTGATTTTTACTGGGCATATCATTCAAACGAAGAAGATATTTCAATTTGGGTTACTGCAGATTGTACAGGACATGGAGTACCGGGTGCATTCATGTCAATGTTAGGAATTGGATTTTTGAATGAAATAATAGTTGAAGGTGGGCAAAGAGATGGAGGTGAAATACTTAATTCATTGAGAAAAAAAATCATTAAAGCCCTGGAGCAAAAAGGTGCCCAAACCCAACAAAAAGACGGAATGGATTTGGCCTTGTGTATCTTGGATAGAAAAGCCAATAAATTAAGCTTTACAGGAGCTAACAATGGATTATATATCATTAGAGATCATTCAAAATTTACTCCTGAAGAATTGCTAAACCTTATGGTAGACCAATCAAGTGGAAAAGCTATTATTGAATATCGACCTAATAAAATGCCGGTAGGCTTTCACGCAGAACAAGAGAAACCATTTATTTCTACAGATATTCAACTGCAGAAAGATGATTTGGTACTTTGTTACACAGACGGATATGCAGATCAATTTGGTGGTGACAAAGGCAAAAAACTAAAGTATAAGCCATTTAAGTCAATCATTTTGGCCAACGCTTCAAAACCCGTTAAACTTCAAGGAGAGATTCTTCGCAAACACTTTGAAGATTGGAAGGGTGATTACGAGCAAATCGACGACGTATGTGTTATAGGGGTAAAAGTTTAA
- the paaC gene encoding 1,2-phenylacetyl-CoA epoxidase subunit PaaC produces MMNITIDNDFAKFVIRLADTEMILGQRLSEMCSNGPFLEEDIALSNSALDLIGRAEELYKIVSEVEAKGVSPDDYVFRRNEREYFCIKLVEQPNEDFAWTIARSYLHDVYAKEVFTQLTSSENEQLSALAKKVLVEIEYNLDRSRDWMVRLGQGTEESNKRLQVAVDHMYKYISELWDWDEIDNKYLSNADQIKANWETEVKGVLNSSNINIPELSPVFMGDYRNGVHSEFLGHLLTEMQYLPRAYPNAKW; encoded by the coding sequence ATGATGAATATCACAATAGATAACGACTTCGCTAAATTTGTTATTCGCCTGGCGGATACCGAGATGATTTTAGGTCAAAGATTAAGTGAAATGTGTAGTAACGGACCTTTTTTAGAGGAAGATATTGCGCTTTCAAACTCTGCTTTGGACTTAATCGGGAGAGCTGAAGAACTATATAAAATTGTTTCAGAAGTGGAAGCTAAAGGTGTGAGTCCTGATGACTACGTTTTTAGAAGAAATGAACGAGAGTATTTCTGCATCAAATTGGTTGAACAACCAAATGAAGATTTTGCATGGACAATTGCCAGATCATATCTTCATGATGTTTATGCAAAGGAAGTATTCACTCAGCTTACATCTAGCGAAAATGAGCAATTATCTGCTCTGGCTAAAAAAGTTTTAGTTGAAATTGAATATAACCTTGACCGTTCAAGAGATTGGATGGTAAGACTTGGGCAAGGAACCGAAGAAAGTAACAAAAGATTACAGGTAGCTGTTGATCACATGTACAAGTATATTTCTGAATTGTGGGATTGGGATGAAATTGATAACAAATACTTATCTAATGCTGACCAAATCAAAGCAAATTGGGAAACTGAAGTAAAAGGTGTTTTAAATTCTTCTAATATTAATATCCCAGAACTTTCTCCTGTATTTATGGGAGACTATCGCAATGGGGTACACTCTGAATTTTTAGGACATCTATTAACTGAAATGCAGTATTTACCTCGTGCGTATCCTAACGCTAAATGGTAG